A single Abditibacteriaceae bacterium DNA region contains:
- a CDS encoding class I SAM-dependent methyltransferase: MSQFADLAPYYDELMQSVPYDDWAEYVATLWTFAGHTPRRVLDAACGTGNVSFELARRGLDVVGVDLSRGMIEAAKQKRLTLPKLAPRTRFLEADLTDFDLGEQFDSATCLYDSLNYILDPAQLYQAFARIAAHVEKSGVWVFDMNSDYAFRADLFSQCDHTPGKALHYDWRAKFDRTTRICEVAMEFRRTRNGQTETFYETHRERAYELPEIKTMLNETGWDLEWSFDAYSLNPPHAQSERWYFVARKR, from the coding sequence ATGTCTCAATTCGCCGATCTCGCGCCGTACTACGATGAGTTAATGCAAAGCGTGCCCTACGACGATTGGGCCGAATATGTTGCAACCTTGTGGACATTCGCCGGGCACACGCCGCGCCGCGTGCTCGATGCCGCCTGTGGTACCGGTAATGTTTCGTTTGAGCTAGCCAGACGCGGCCTCGATGTCGTGGGTGTCGATTTATCGCGCGGCATGATTGAAGCGGCAAAGCAAAAGCGTTTGACATTACCGAAATTGGCACCACGCACGCGCTTTCTCGAAGCCGACCTCACCGATTTCGATTTGGGCGAACAGTTCGATAGCGCGACGTGCCTTTACGATTCGCTCAATTACATTCTCGATCCGGCGCAGCTGTACCAAGCGTTTGCTCGCATCGCGGCGCACGTCGAAAAAAGCGGCGTCTGGGTTTTCGATATGAACTCCGACTATGCGTTTCGCGCTGATTTGTTTTCGCAATGCGATCACACGCCGGGCAAAGCGTTGCATTACGACTGGCGCGCGAAGTTCGACCGAACAACGCGCATTTGCGAAGTGGCAATGGAATTTCGCCGTACACGTAACGGCCAAACCGAAACCTTCTACGAAACGCACCGCGAGCGCGCCTATGAACTGCCGGAAATTAAAACGATGCTCAACGAAACCGGCTGGGATTTGGAATGGAGCTTCGACGCTTATTCGCTCAACCCGCCGCACGCCCAAAGCG